The proteins below come from a single Nostoc sp. KVJ3 genomic window:
- a CDS encoding HhoA/HhoB/HtrA family serine endopeptidase produces MKTTNHHSAPKNIDPRGLPYRLRMLLYGVGVVFLGSCSLLPAKTFETRQSDTQTQKTIESNPVIVPPPIISSSGDPNFVVKVVQQVGPAVVRIDSSRTITSRVPDEFNDPFFRRFFGDSAPQPRQRVERGSGSGFIINSSGQIVTNSHVVDGADTVTVTLKDGRTFDGKVLGEDPVTDVATIKIDANNLPTLAVGNSDALQPGEAVIAIGNPLGLNNTVTAGIISATGRSSSDIGASDKRVDYIQTDAAINPGNSGGPLLNTRGQVIAMNTAIIRGAQGLGFAIPINTVQRIAQQLIATGKVDHPYLGVQMVTLTPENKERIKNIAGDRLNLTADEGVLLIEIVPRSPASVAGLRVGDVIKSINSQPVTKIEEVQKLVENSKIGTKLPIEVERNGQIVKVGVQPAALPARREG; encoded by the coding sequence ATGAAGACAACAAACCATCACTCAGCGCCTAAAAATATTGATCCTAGGGGTTTACCCTATAGGTTGCGGATGCTTTTATATGGCGTAGGAGTGGTGTTCTTGGGAAGCTGCTCTCTTTTACCAGCCAAGACCTTTGAGACTCGACAAAGCGACACTCAAACCCAAAAGACAATAGAATCCAATCCAGTAATTGTCCCCCCGCCAATTATCTCGTCATCTGGAGATCCTAATTTTGTGGTAAAAGTAGTGCAACAGGTGGGGCCTGCGGTAGTTCGCATTGATTCTTCCCGAACAATCACTTCTCGCGTACCAGACGAATTTAACGATCCATTTTTCCGCCGATTTTTTGGAGACAGTGCGCCACAGCCTCGACAACGAGTAGAACGAGGTAGCGGCTCTGGATTTATCATTAATTCTTCAGGTCAAATTGTGACCAATTCTCATGTAGTAGATGGTGCTGATACCGTGACTGTCACACTTAAAGATGGCCGGACTTTTGACGGGAAAGTACTGGGTGAAGATCCAGTTACAGATGTGGCTACAATCAAAATTGATGCTAATAATCTGCCAACTCTAGCCGTGGGTAACTCTGATGCTTTGCAACCAGGAGAAGCAGTAATAGCTATTGGCAACCCGTTGGGCTTGAATAATACCGTGACTGCTGGAATTATTAGTGCTACAGGTCGTTCTAGTAGCGACATCGGTGCTAGTGATAAACGGGTTGATTACATCCAAACGGATGCTGCAATTAACCCTGGTAATTCTGGTGGGCCATTACTCAACACTCGTGGCCAGGTAATTGCGATGAACACAGCTATTATTCGCGGCGCTCAAGGTTTGGGATTTGCTATTCCCATTAATACTGTGCAGAGAATTGCCCAGCAATTAATTGCTACAGGTAAAGTAGATCACCCTTATTTGGGTGTTCAGATGGTGACATTGACACCAGAAAATAAAGAAAGAATTAAAAATATAGCTGGCGATCGCTTAAATCTTACAGCAGATGAGGGCGTTTTGTTGATTGAGATTGTGCCGCGATCGCCAGCATCTGTAGCTGGGTTACGAGTTGGTGATGTGATTAAAAGCATTAATAGCCAGCCTGTTACTAAAATTGAAGAAGTACAAAAGCTAGTAGAAAATAGCAAAATCGGTACTAAGTTACCAATAGAAGTGGAACGCAATGGGCAAATTGTCAAAGTAGGAGTCCAACCTGCTGCTTTACCCGCAAGACGTGAAGGATGA
- a CDS encoding FUSC family protein — MQSTDKRPLSWLLQQFQLKPGKPAIFSGLRSLFILGVPIGIGIITGHPSESAIATMAAWFVGMVNVDGAYRQRATAAIAATIGVTLMFLIASLVSNHFWLAIPTTFLVIFIAGLASIYGNVAASVSLVTSIMFVISLAKFASFSNWSTLIQHCVLCLAGGTWTSVLLLGLWVVRPDVPAMQIVANCYLSLSRFVSLASQRGLNPNERQEWTQRFLQAQDTVIQDLTSARSVWTTIWTRQRGANLRGNNLLVLIEDVNQIVNSVVALSELLAIASEHQLFYRLEKEIQQVIEELAIALQMLSEAIAKGKNSVHLEDLDRTVEALEHQWKVLRAQIFNQTINVQIDEYPDVVNIRKITASLTKLAQQIHIDADVVTDLIQGKQRSTAQRDISPPAQSERAAIIEPLRNNFTFESVLFRHALRLAIITTFAELLASVLPLPRGYWITLTALVALKPNFGGTSETTVQRVIGTVLGGIIGITLVLLLKNPLAMSTTGYTYAICFLSLVFVAMSVRSLSYSIFIILLTPAIILLLNVISAGGWEVGVLRIFDSFLGGVLALLGSYLLFPHWEREKLPTQLEKTIRANLTYFQQVIANYLHQQNASTDSMNMLRHQAALENANANAAAQRLFSEPRHVQGEIEPVMTLIIYIRGFFSSVTTLAEHKREFSGEYQFSELKLLTDTIIQILEDLADALGRGQLPQPLPALDSYLEAIHNQIEQLHTARLSEIAKNSDTLTSTLKAVREQTPLSTELDRIVNEIKVMHCVIARLQE; from the coding sequence ATGCAATCTACAGATAAACGTCCTCTCAGTTGGTTGTTGCAACAGTTTCAACTCAAGCCAGGTAAACCCGCCATTTTCTCAGGATTGCGTAGCCTTTTTATCCTTGGTGTCCCCATTGGAATTGGGATCATTACTGGTCATCCATCTGAAAGTGCGATCGCTACTATGGCGGCTTGGTTCGTTGGAATGGTAAATGTTGACGGAGCATATCGCCAGAGAGCGACTGCGGCGATCGCAGCTACCATTGGCGTAACTCTGATGTTCCTAATTGCCAGTCTGGTTAGCAATCATTTCTGGTTGGCTATCCCGACAACTTTCTTGGTAATATTTATCGCAGGTTTAGCAAGTATCTATGGCAACGTAGCTGCATCTGTCAGCTTAGTTACATCAATCATGTTTGTGATCTCTCTTGCTAAATTTGCTTCATTTTCTAATTGGTCTACTCTTATCCAGCACTGTGTATTATGTCTGGCTGGTGGCACGTGGACAAGTGTGTTGTTATTAGGATTGTGGGTAGTGCGTCCTGATGTACCTGCAATGCAGATAGTCGCTAACTGTTATTTGTCATTGAGCCGATTTGTCAGCTTGGCAAGCCAGAGAGGATTAAACCCAAACGAGCGTCAGGAGTGGACACAGCGATTTTTACAAGCTCAAGATACCGTCATCCAGGATTTGACATCTGCTCGCAGTGTCTGGACAACTATTTGGACTAGGCAAAGAGGAGCTAATCTGCGAGGAAATAATTTACTCGTATTAATTGAAGATGTAAATCAAATTGTCAATTCTGTTGTGGCATTGAGCGAACTGCTAGCGATCGCATCCGAACATCAACTATTTTATCGATTAGAGAAAGAAATTCAACAAGTGATAGAAGAGTTGGCAATTGCTCTGCAAATGTTGTCAGAAGCCATCGCCAAAGGAAAAAACTCAGTTCACCTGGAAGATTTAGATCGAACAGTTGAAGCACTAGAACATCAGTGGAAAGTTCTGCGCGCTCAAATCTTTAATCAAACCATAAATGTTCAAATAGATGAATATCCCGATGTAGTCAATATTAGGAAGATTACAGCTAGTCTGACCAAGCTGGCACAGCAAATTCATATTGATGCTGATGTTGTGACGGATTTAATTCAGGGAAAACAGCGCAGTACTGCCCAGCGAGACATTTCTCCCCCGGCTCAGTCAGAGCGTGCTGCAATTATTGAGCCACTGCGAAATAACTTCACTTTTGAGTCAGTCTTGTTTCGTCATGCGCTGCGCCTGGCAATAATCACAACATTTGCGGAATTACTTGCCTCAGTATTGCCACTACCTAGAGGTTACTGGATAACACTAACAGCTTTAGTTGCACTCAAGCCCAACTTTGGGGGAACATCTGAGACAACAGTCCAAAGAGTCATCGGTACAGTTTTGGGTGGAATTATTGGGATTACTTTGGTTTTACTGCTTAAAAATCCATTAGCGATGTCTACAACGGGCTACACCTACGCAATTTGTTTCTTATCGTTGGTGTTTGTTGCTATGTCGGTGCGATCGTTAAGCTATAGCATATTCATTATTCTACTAACTCCCGCCATCATCTTACTACTCAACGTTATTAGTGCAGGTGGCTGGGAAGTTGGAGTATTGCGGATCTTCGATAGCTTCCTTGGAGGTGTTTTAGCGCTACTTGGCAGCTATTTGCTTTTTCCCCATTGGGAACGAGAAAAACTTCCTACACAACTAGAAAAGACAATTCGAGCCAATCTTACCTACTTTCAGCAAGTAATAGCTAATTATCTGCATCAACAGAATGCTTCTACTGATTCTATGAATATGCTACGCCATCAAGCGGCACTAGAGAACGCTAACGCAAATGCTGCTGCTCAAAGATTGTTTAGCGAACCGCGTCACGTTCAGGGAGAAATTGAACCTGTAATGACGCTGATAATATACATTCGTGGCTTTTTCAGTTCGGTTACAACTCTAGCAGAACATAAGCGAGAATTTAGCGGTGAGTACCAATTTAGTGAACTCAAGCTACTTACTGATACCATTATCCAGATTTTAGAAGACTTAGCAGATGCCCTTGGGCGAGGACAGCTACCCCAACCTTTACCAGCGTTAGATAGTTATCTCGAAGCAATTCACAACCAAATTGAACAGCTACATACTGCTCGCTTATCAGAGATTGCCAAAAATTCTGACACTTTAACTTCCACATTAAAAGCTGTTCGAGAACAAACTCCTTTATCCACCGAACTGGATCGAATTGTTAATGAAATTAAAGTTATGCACTGTGTAATTGCTCGTCTGCAAGAATAA
- a CDS encoding beta strand repeat-containing protein has protein sequence MPGSTLATAQNIGVLTSFNYNDAIANANPIDYYKFSLTSTNNITLLLKGVTQNYVNAFIYYDSNNNGLIESGEQLYSDYAGSGRNGQITTTLGAGNYYIGITQSSTNVNSNYSLQLSATSAPPSITSNPGNTLSAAYNIGNLTGSKSFTEFVGNVDPVDYYKFSLTGTSNITLLLNEVSQYYVNAAIYYDSNNNGLIESGEQLYSDYASNNRNGQITTTLGAGNYYVGISANTNVNSNYSLQLSATSAPPSITSNPGNTLSAAYNIGNLTGTKSFNEFVGNVDTVDYYKFSLTGISNITLLLNGVSQYYVNAAIYYDSNNNGLIESGEQLYSDYASNNRNGQITTTLGASGNYYVGISANTNVNSNYSLQLSATSVTPSIASDPGSTLSTAYNIGNLTGTKSFNEFVGNVDTVDYYKFSLTGTSNITLLLNGVSQYYVNAAIYYDSNNNGLIESGEQLYSDYASNNRNGQITTTLGASGNYYVGISANTNVNSNYSLQLSATSAPPSITSNPGNTLSTAYNIGNLTGTKSFNEFVGNIDPVDYYKFSLTGTSNITLLLNGVSQYYVNAAIYYDSNNNGLIESGEQLYSDYASNNRNGQITTTLGASGNYYVGISANTNVNSNYSLQLSATSAPPSITSNPGNTLSTAYNIGNLTGTKSFNEFVGNVDPVDYYKFSLTGTSNITLLLNGVSQYYVNAAIYYDSNNNGLIESGEQLYSDYASNNRNGQITTTLGAGNYYVGISANTNVNSNYSLQLANNTSTSNQRLTGNALNNTLIGGDGNDQLQGLAGNDTLQGGNGNDILTGGTGDDLLWGGLGDDILTGGVGKDKYLFQSSGVFNTSLGVDYITEFEAGQDQIVLSKNTFNAVTNTVGQALTDFAVVTDDKFVNANKAHIVFSQSSGSLFYNQDSNVLGTGTVFQFASLGNPDITLNSSNFSLIA, from the coding sequence ATGCCAGGAAGTACATTAGCAACTGCTCAAAATATTGGTGTTCTTACATCTTTTAACTACAACGATGCTATAGCAAATGCAAATCCAATTGATTACTACAAATTCTCCCTAACCAGCACAAATAATATTACTTTGCTTTTGAAGGGAGTAACTCAAAACTATGTCAATGCATTCATCTATTACGATAGTAACAATAATGGATTGATTGAGAGTGGAGAACAACTTTACTCTGATTATGCCGGTTCCGGTCGAAATGGTCAAATTACTACAACATTAGGAGCCGGGAATTACTATATTGGAATTACTCAAAGCTCCACCAATGTCAACTCTAACTATTCCCTACAATTATCAGCAACATCAGCACCTCCTTCTATTACTTCAAACCCTGGGAATACACTCAGCGCTGCTTACAATATTGGCAATCTAACTGGTAGTAAAAGTTTCACAGAATTTGTCGGGAATGTAGACCCAGTTGATTACTACAAATTCTCTCTGACAGGCACAAGTAATATTACTTTGCTTTTGAATGAAGTCAGTCAATACTATGTTAATGCAGCCATCTATTACGATAGCAATAATAATGGCTTGATTGAGAGTGGAGAACAACTTTACTCTGATTATGCTAGCAATAATCGCAATGGTCAAATTACGACAACCTTGGGAGCCGGGAATTACTATGTTGGAATTTCTGCAAACACCAATGTCAACTCTAACTATTCCCTACAATTATCAGCAACATCAGCACCTCCTTCAATTACCTCAAATCCTGGGAATACACTCAGCGCTGCTTACAATATTGGCAATCTAACTGGTACTAAGAGTTTCAACGAGTTTGTTGGCAATGTAGACACAGTTGATTACTACAAATTCTCCCTAACAGGCATAAGTAATATTACTTTGCTTTTGAATGGAGTCAGTCAATATTATGTTAATGCAGCCATCTATTACGATAGCAATAATAATGGCTTGATTGAGAGTGGAGAACAACTTTACTCTGATTATGCTAGCAATAATCGTAATGGTCAAATTACGACAACCTTGGGAGCATCAGGGAATTACTATGTTGGAATTTCTGCAAACACCAATGTCAACTCTAACTATTCCCTACAATTATCAGCAACATCTGTAACTCCTTCCATTGCCTCAGATCCTGGTAGCACACTCAGCACTGCTTACAATATTGGCAATCTAACTGGTACTAAGAGTTTCAACGAGTTTGTTGGAAATGTAGACACAGTTGATTACTACAAATTCTCCCTAACAGGCACAAGTAATATTACTTTGCTTTTGAATGGAGTTAGTCAATATTATGTTAATGCAGCCATCTATTACGATAGTAATAATAATGGCTTGATTGAGAGTGGAGAACAACTTTACTCTGATTATGCTAGCAATAATCGCAATGGTCAAATTACGACAACCTTGGGAGCATCAGGGAATTACTATGTTGGAATTTCTGCAAACACCAATGTCAACTCTAACTATTCCCTACAATTATCAGCAACATCAGCACCTCCTTCAATTACCTCAAATCCTGGGAATACACTCAGCACTGCTTACAATATTGGCAATCTAACTGGTACTAAGAGTTTCAACGAGTTTGTTGGAAATATAGACCCAGTTGATTACTACAAATTCTCCCTAACAGGCACAAGTAATATTACTTTGCTTTTGAATGGAGTCAGTCAATATTATGTTAATGCAGCCATCTATTACGATAGCAATAATAATGGCTTGATTGAGAGTGGAGAACAACTTTACTCTGATTATGCTAGCAATAATCGTAATGGTCAAATTACGACAACCTTGGGAGCATCAGGGAATTACTATGTTGGAATTTCTGCAAACACCAATGTCAACTCTAACTATTCCCTACAATTATCAGCAACATCAGCACCTCCTTCAATTACCTCAAATCCTGGGAATACACTCAGCACTGCTTACAATATTGGCAATCTAACTGGTACTAAGAGTTTCAACGAGTTTGTCGGAAATGTAGACCCAGTTGATTACTACAAATTCTCCCTAACAGGCACAAGTAATATTACTTTGCTTTTGAATGGAGTCAGTCAATATTATGTTAATGCAGCCATCTATTACGATAGTAATAATAATGGCTTGATTGAGAGTGGAGAACAACTTTACTCTGATTATGCTAGCAATAATCGTAATGGTCAAATTACGACAACATTAGGAGCAGGGAATTACTATGTTGGAATTTCCGCAAACACTAACGTCAATTCCAACTATTCCCTACAGTTAGCCAACAATACCAGCACAAGCAATCAGCGTCTCACTGGTAATGCCCTGAATAACACTTTGATTGGCGGTGACGGAAATGACCAACTCCAGGGTTTAGCAGGAAATGATACCCTTCAAGGAGGTAATGGTAATGATATTCTCACAGGTGGAACTGGTGATGACTTACTCTGGGGAGGACTCGGCGATGATATTCTCACTGGTGGAGTCGGGAAGGATAAATATCTGTTCCAAAGTAGTGGAGTTTTTAACACAAGCTTAGGTGTTGATTACATCACCGAATTTGAAGCAGGACAAGACCAGATTGTGCTGAGTAAAAACACCTTCAATGCTGTTACTAATACTGTGGGACAAGCTTTAACTGACTTTGCAGTTGTCACTGATGATAAATTTGTCAACGCCAATAAAGCACATATTGTCTTTAGTCAAAGTAGTGGCAGCCTATTCTATAACCAAGATAGTAATGTTCTAGGTACAGGAACAGTGTTTCAGTTTGCTAGTTTAGGGAATCCTGATATTACTCTCAATAGCAGTAATTTCAGTCTAATTGCCTAG
- the msrB gene encoding peptide-methionine (R)-S-oxide reductase MsrB: MDKRYFLQAGAVIVGTALLSRYINLESKAMTTSKSGFEITKPEEEWRTILTPEQFNVLRKHGTERPHTSQLDKEYDNGTYYCAACQQPLFTSDTKFNSGTGWPSFFNPIEGAIATTVDKSLFMSRTEVHCSRCGGHLGHVFDDGPAPTGKRYCMNGVSLKFVPA, from the coding sequence ATGGACAAACGGTATTTTTTGCAAGCTGGTGCAGTAATAGTCGGCACAGCATTGTTATCAAGGTATATCAATTTGGAGTCAAAAGCGATGACAACTTCTAAGAGTGGATTTGAAATTACCAAACCGGAAGAAGAGTGGCGCACGATTTTAACGCCAGAACAGTTTAATGTGTTGCGTAAACATGGAACTGAACGCCCTCACACTAGCCAATTGGATAAGGAATACGACAATGGCACTTATTATTGTGCAGCGTGTCAACAGCCATTGTTTACCTCCGATACCAAATTTAACAGTGGTACTGGCTGGCCCAGCTTTTTTAATCCTATTGAAGGTGCGATCGCTACTACTGTAGATAAGTCGTTATTTATGAGCAGAACTGAAGTACATTGTAGTCGCTGTGGTGGCCATTTGGGTCATGTTTTTGATGATGGCCCTGCACCCACTGGCAAGCGCTACTGCATGAACGGCGTTTCGCTGAAGTTTGTTCCTGCTTGA
- the mreD gene encoding rod shape-determining protein MreD, producing MKIPAFVGGRQKKPKSSERKSKFRIQPLSRWHPGVRRLLGWIVTASSVLLCLLLLPTRFPGMELLGIGPNWLLIWVVAWSVKRSMFSGALAGIVLGLLQDSMTSPNPTHAISLGIVGILTGLLQKQRFIEEDFISIAVIVFGMAVLAETIFGLQLTLTGDERNLTDVWTYYQRVALASAILSSLWAPVVYYPLNIWWQRIKLLEQ from the coding sequence ATGAAGATTCCTGCATTTGTTGGTGGCAGGCAGAAAAAGCCAAAATCGTCAGAGCGAAAATCGAAATTCCGAATCCAGCCGCTTTCTCGCTGGCATCCCGGTGTCCGGCGATTGTTGGGTTGGATAGTTACGGCTAGTTCTGTTCTGTTATGTTTACTATTATTGCCAACCCGGTTCCCAGGTATGGAATTATTGGGGATTGGCCCTAATTGGCTGTTAATTTGGGTAGTAGCTTGGAGTGTGAAGCGCTCTATGTTTTCTGGAGCATTGGCAGGTATAGTTCTAGGGCTACTTCAAGATTCCATGACATCACCTAACCCGACTCATGCCATTAGTTTAGGTATAGTGGGAATTTTAACTGGTCTGCTCCAAAAACAGCGTTTTATCGAAGAAGATTTTATTTCGATTGCTGTAATTGTCTTTGGTATGGCAGTTTTGGCAGAAACTATCTTTGGTTTACAATTAACCTTGACAGGGGATGAGCGCAATCTCACAGATGTTTGGACATATTACCAACGTGTCGCCCTAGCCTCTGCTATTCTTAGTAGTCTGTGGGCACCTGTGGTCTATTATCCCCTGAATATTTGGTGGCAGCGGATTAAATTGCTGGAGCAATAA
- the dnaA gene encoding chromosomal replication initiator protein DnaA, translating into MEIPIESLWSQVLERLQLELSRPTFETWIKTASAERLENNCLVIRTPNPFARNWLQKYYINTIAHVVQDILGHPVGIYITVAEGDEVSHFSERDVSWESPNPSSVSQSVSHHNQKTTELNSKYVFSRFIVGANNRMAHAASLAVAESPGKEFNPLFLCGGVGLGKTHLMQAIGHYRWEISPNCKIFYVSTEQFTNDLITAIRKDSMQTFRDRYRAADVLLVDDIQFLEGKEYTQEEFFYTFNTLHEAGKQVVIASDRPPNQIPSLQERLCSRFSMGLIADIQKPDLETRMAILQKKAEDEKISLPRDVIEYIASNYTSNIRELEGALIRAVAYISIWGLPMTVENITPVLEPPNEKMAATPEAILKVVADNFDISIDDLKSNSRRREISWARQVGMYLMRQHTSLSLPRIGEEFGGKDHTTVIYSCDKITQLHQSDRTLAQTIRQLSDRINLTSRSQKSS; encoded by the coding sequence ATGGAAATTCCTATAGAAAGTCTGTGGAGTCAGGTACTAGAGCGCCTACAGCTTGAATTATCCCGACCCACGTTTGAAACTTGGATCAAAACTGCTAGTGCGGAGCGATTAGAAAATAATTGCTTGGTAATCCGCACTCCTAACCCTTTTGCTCGTAATTGGTTACAGAAGTATTACATCAACACCATTGCTCATGTAGTCCAAGATATTCTCGGTCATCCTGTAGGAATTTACATTACTGTTGCTGAAGGTGATGAAGTTTCTCATTTTAGTGAACGAGATGTTTCTTGGGAATCACCAAATCCTAGCAGTGTTTCTCAATCTGTTTCTCATCATAATCAAAAGACGACTGAATTAAACTCTAAATATGTATTTTCCCGATTTATAGTTGGTGCTAACAATCGCATGGCTCACGCTGCGTCTTTAGCAGTTGCAGAATCTCCTGGTAAAGAGTTTAATCCTTTATTTTTATGCGGTGGCGTAGGTTTAGGTAAAACTCATCTGATGCAAGCTATTGGTCATTATCGCTGGGAAATTTCGCCTAATTGCAAAATATTTTATGTTTCGACTGAGCAGTTTACTAATGATTTAATTACAGCAATCCGTAAGGATAGTATGCAAACTTTTCGAGATCGTTATCGAGCTGCTGATGTTTTATTAGTTGATGATATTCAGTTTCTCGAAGGGAAAGAATATACCCAAGAAGAATTTTTTTATACTTTTAATACTTTACACGAAGCTGGTAAACAAGTTGTGATTGCTTCCGATCGCCCTCCTAACCAGATTCCTAGTTTACAAGAACGTCTTTGTTCTCGGTTTTCTATGGGGTTAATTGCAGATATCCAAAAGCCGGATTTAGAAACGAGAATGGCAATTTTGCAGAAAAAAGCCGAGGATGAAAAGATTAGTCTTCCGCGCGATGTGATTGAGTATATTGCTTCTAACTATACTTCTAATATTCGAGAATTAGAAGGAGCTTTAATTCGGGCGGTGGCTTATATTTCTATTTGGGGTTTACCGATGACAGTGGAAAATATCACCCCAGTTTTAGAACCGCCTAACGAAAAAATGGCAGCTACCCCAGAAGCAATTTTAAAGGTTGTGGCAGATAATTTTGATATTTCCATAGATGACCTCAAAAGTAATTCACGACGGAGAGAAATTAGCTGGGCGCGTCAAGTAGGAATGTATCTTATGCGCCAACACACATCTCTGAGTTTGCCGAGAATTGGGGAAGAGTTTGGTGGTAAAGACCATACAACGGTAATCTATAGTTGCGATAAAATTACCCAACTCCACCAGAGCGATCGCACTTTAGCACAAACTATCCGCCAACTGAGCGATCGCATCAATCTAACTAGCCGTTCTCAAAAATCTTCCTGA
- a CDS encoding VOC family protein, with protein sequence MTQEQQTAIEGIYEVCIGVPEPISAIQYWEQFGYRIGEVGELTADIADQLYGVNSSLRSIRLYHQNADHGLIRLMVWQNPTHQGLGIASMKIKGNRWATSLTADVLSILNHIEDAKATGLPIRHTNPYWEVIYNKDRKSRPFIEAAVGVREMLLLQPLARQVLFQRFGYTLPDYGQVNHNAALKVSQFTHMGIIVQDDSKETLKFYEEVLGLLRVRDDVETSYESSPAGRDIFDLNPGEKFIVTTFDDPRSSKSDLMAARSGRLYIIRFPESINLESRFEAAQPGSLGMSLYTYRVKGIQEYCDRIQASTVQKVTDIISNEFGEMSLSFIAPDGYFWTLLEVN encoded by the coding sequence ATGACTCAAGAACAACAAACCGCAATTGAAGGGATCTATGAAGTCTGTATTGGCGTTCCAGAGCCGATTTCGGCAATTCAGTATTGGGAGCAATTTGGCTATCGCATTGGTGAAGTGGGTGAATTAACCGCAGATATAGCTGATCAATTATATGGTGTAAATTCGTCTTTACGCTCAATCCGCCTCTATCATCAAAATGCAGATCATGGTTTGATTAGGTTGATGGTTTGGCAAAACCCCACCCATCAAGGTTTGGGAATTGCATCAATGAAAATTAAGGGAAATCGCTGGGCGACAAGCTTAACGGCAGATGTATTAAGTATCTTAAATCATATAGAGGATGCAAAAGCGACAGGTTTGCCTATTAGACATACTAATCCTTATTGGGAAGTGATCTACAACAAAGATAGAAAAAGCCGTCCTTTTATTGAGGCAGCAGTTGGTGTGCGAGAAATGCTACTATTACAACCCTTAGCTCGACAGGTTTTATTTCAAAGATTTGGCTATACGCTGCCAGATTACGGACAAGTTAACCATAATGCGGCTCTCAAGGTTAGTCAATTTACCCACATGGGGATTATTGTTCAGGATGACAGCAAAGAAACCCTGAAGTTTTATGAGGAAGTTTTGGGTTTGCTGCGTGTGCGTGATGATGTGGAAACTAGCTATGAATCTTCGCCAGCAGGTCGAGATATTTTTGATCTTAATCCTGGTGAAAAGTTCATTGTTACTACTTTTGACGATCCGCGTTCTTCTAAGTCTGATTTGATGGCTGCACGCAGTGGTAGACTCTATATTATTCGATTCCCAGAATCTATTAATTTAGAATCGCGCTTTGAGGCAGCCCAACCAGGTAGCTTGGGTATGTCTTTATACACTTATCGCGTTAAGGGAATACAGGAATATTGCGATCGCATCCAAGCAAGTACTGTACAAAAAGTTACAGATATCATTAGTAATGAATTTGGCGAGATGAGTTTATCCTTTATTGCGCCAGATGGCTACTTCTGGACTTTGTTAGAAGTGAATTAA
- the def gene encoding peptide deformylase, which produces MTELAPIIQLGNPTLRQKAVWVENIQDEQIQKLIEDLITTVAKANGVGIAAPQVAQSYRLFIVASRPNARYPNAPEMEPTAMINPKIIAHSTEVIKDWEGCLSVPGIRGLVPRHKSIEVEYTDRQGNLQKQELTDFIARIFQHESDHLDGIVFVDRLENTLDMITEQEYQQRVVNK; this is translated from the coding sequence ATGACTGAATTAGCGCCAATAATTCAATTAGGCAATCCAACATTGCGTCAAAAAGCTGTTTGGGTTGAGAATATTCAAGATGAGCAGATCCAAAAATTAATTGAAGACTTAATTACCACTGTTGCTAAGGCTAATGGTGTGGGAATTGCTGCGCCTCAAGTAGCACAATCCTATCGCTTATTTATTGTGGCTTCTCGTCCTAATGCCAGGTATCCCAACGCCCCAGAAATGGAACCTACTGCTATGATTAATCCCAAAATCATTGCTCATTCAACTGAAGTTATCAAAGATTGGGAAGGTTGTTTAAGTGTTCCAGGAATTCGGGGGTTAGTTCCTCGTCATAAATCTATTGAAGTGGAATACACTGACCGTCAAGGCAATTTACAAAAGCAAGAATTAACCGATTTTATCGCTAGAATTTTTCAACACGAGTCCGATCATCTCGACGGGATCGTATTTGTAGATCGCCTAGAAAACACTCTCGATATGATTACCGAGCAGGAATATCAACAACGAGTAGTTAACAAATAA